A DNA window from Pseudomonas tohonis contains the following coding sequences:
- the folC gene encoding bifunctional tetrahydrofolate synthase/dihydrofolate synthase produces MTQRTLADWLAYLEQLHPTAIDMGLDRSRQVAQRLGLRRPAPLVVTVTGTNGKGSTCAFLASLLRAQGLKVGVYSSPHLLTYNERVQIDGLDASDAALCEAFAAVEAARGDVSLTYFEMGTLAAFWLFERSGLDAAVLEVGLGGRLDAVNLVDADLALVTSIGIDHADWLGDTRESVAFEKAGIFRAGKPALCGDLDPPAPLIEQAATLGAPFILRGRDYDLAVGEGAWHWRGVDRKGQLRQLHNLPLLDLPLENAALALQAYSLLGQAWDEAAITQALQATRVTGRLDRRSLKWRGKSLTLLLDVGHNPHAAGYLAERLRARPVAGRRLAVFGLLADKDLPGVLAPLKDVLPDWAVTTLPSTRSRPAAELQAALLALGVTASSHADVAAALDAQCEKAGEGDEILVFGSFYCVAEALAWLAHQA; encoded by the coding sequence ATGACCCAACGAACCCTCGCCGACTGGCTCGCGTACCTCGAGCAACTCCACCCCACAGCCATCGACATGGGGCTGGACCGCAGCCGCCAGGTCGCCCAGCGACTTGGCCTGCGCAGGCCGGCGCCGCTGGTGGTCACGGTTACCGGGACCAACGGCAAGGGTTCGACCTGCGCCTTCCTCGCCTCCTTGTTGAGGGCGCAGGGCCTCAAGGTCGGGGTGTACAGCTCCCCGCACCTGCTCACCTACAACGAGCGCGTACAGATCGATGGCCTCGACGCCAGCGATGCTGCGCTCTGCGAGGCCTTCGCCGCCGTGGAGGCTGCGCGTGGCGACGTCTCCCTGACCTATTTCGAGATGGGCACCCTGGCGGCCTTCTGGCTGTTCGAGCGCAGCGGGCTCGACGCCGCGGTGCTCGAAGTCGGCCTCGGCGGCCGCCTGGATGCGGTCAACCTGGTCGATGCCGACCTGGCGCTGGTCACCAGCATCGGCATCGACCATGCCGACTGGCTCGGCGACACCCGTGAAAGCGTCGCCTTCGAGAAGGCCGGCATCTTCCGTGCCGGCAAGCCCGCCCTCTGCGGCGACCTCGATCCTCCTGCACCGCTCATCGAGCAGGCCGCGACCCTGGGGGCTCCCTTCATCCTGCGCGGGCGTGACTACGACCTGGCGGTGGGCGAGGGCGCCTGGCATTGGCGGGGCGTCGACCGGAAGGGCCAGCTGCGCCAACTGCACAACCTGCCGCTGCTCGACCTGCCCCTGGAGAATGCCGCGCTGGCCCTGCAGGCCTACTCGCTGCTGGGCCAGGCCTGGGACGAGGCCGCCATCACCCAGGCGCTGCAGGCCACCCGGGTTACCGGCCGCCTGGATCGCCGCTCGCTGAAATGGCGTGGCAAGTCACTCACGCTGCTGCTGGATGTTGGGCATAATCCCCACGCTGCCGGCTACCTGGCCGAGCGCCTGCGCGCCCGTCCGGTCGCGGGTCGCCGCCTCGCGGTGTTCGGCCTGCTGGCCGACAAGGACCTGCCCGGCGTGCTCGCGCCGCTCAAGGACGTCCTGCCCGACTGGGCGGTGACCACCCTGCCGTCGACGCGCAGCCGGCCGGCCGCCGAGTTGCAGGCCGCGTTGCTCGCCCTGGGCGTCACGGCCAGCAGCCATGCGGACGTGGCTGCGGCGCTGGATGCGCAGTGCGAGAAGGCCGGGGAGGGGGATGAAATCCTGGTGTTCGGATCTTTCTATTGCGTGGCCGAGGCGCTGGCCTGGCTCGCGCATCAGGCTTAA
- the truA gene encoding tRNA pseudouridine(38-40) synthase TruA, giving the protein MTQAVPTTAADSAAVGIYRIALGVEYKGSRYRGFQRQRAGVPSVQECLEKALSKVAGGAPVTLSCAGRTDALVHASGQVVHFDTPVQRSMHAWVMGANMNLPGDISVAWAQEMPRHFDARFSAMARRYRYVIYNDQIRPAHMAEEVTWNHRPLDVERMREAAAHLVGTHDFSAFRARQCQAKSPIKTVHHLRLSEHGRFIVLDIRANAFLHHMVRNFAGVLMTIGAGERPPEWAREVLESRVRRTGGVTAHPYGLYLVEVEYPEEFQLPKRYIGPHFLSWLPENPG; this is encoded by the coding sequence ATGACCCAAGCAGTACCCACAACGGCAGCCGACTCGGCTGCCGTTGGCATTTACAGAATCGCCCTCGGCGTCGAGTACAAGGGCTCCCGCTATCGCGGCTTCCAGCGCCAGCGCGCCGGGGTTCCGTCGGTCCAGGAGTGCCTGGAGAAGGCCCTGTCCAAGGTGGCCGGCGGCGCGCCGGTGACGCTCAGCTGTGCCGGCCGCACCGATGCGCTGGTGCATGCCAGCGGCCAGGTGGTGCACTTCGACACGCCGGTCCAGCGCTCCATGCATGCATGGGTCATGGGGGCGAACATGAACCTGCCGGGCGACATCAGCGTGGCCTGGGCCCAGGAGATGCCGCGGCACTTCGATGCGCGCTTCAGTGCCATGGCGCGGCGCTATCGCTACGTCATCTACAACGACCAGATCCGCCCGGCGCACATGGCCGAGGAGGTCACCTGGAACCATCGGCCGCTGGATGTCGAGCGCATGCGCGAGGCTGCTGCCCACCTGGTGGGCACCCATGACTTCAGCGCGTTCCGTGCCCGCCAGTGCCAGGCCAAGTCGCCGATCAAGACGGTGCACCACCTGCGCCTGAGCGAGCATGGGCGCTTCATCGTCCTGGACATCCGCGCCAACGCCTTCCTCCACCACATGGTGCGCAACTTCGCCGGGGTGCTGATGACCATCGGTGCCGGCGAGCGGCCGCCGGAGTGGGCGCGTGAAGTGCTGGAAAGTCGCGTCCGGCGAACCGGCGGTGTCACCGCGCATCCCTATGGGTTGTACCTGGTGGAAGTGGAATACCCCGAGGAGTTCCAGCTGCCCAAGCGCTACATCGGGCCGCATTTCCTTTCCTGGCTGCCAGAAAACCCGGGCTGA
- the purF gene encoding amidophosphoribosyltransferase: MCGIVGIVGKSNVNQALYDALTVLQHRGQDAAGIVTSHDGRLFLRKDNGLVRDVFQQRHMQRLVGHMGIGHVRYPTAGSSSSAEAQPFYVNSPYGITLAHNGNLTNVEQLAKEIYESDLRHVNTNSDSEVLLNVFAHELAHRGKLQPTEEDVFAAVSGVHDRCLGGYAVVAMITGYGIVGFRDPNAIRPIVFGQRHTDEGVEYMIASESVSLDVLGFTLIRDLAPGEAVYITEDGKLYTRQCAKAPRLAPCIFEHVYLARPDSIMDGVSVYKARLRMGEKLAEKIQRERPDHDIDVVIPIPDTSRTAALELANHLGVKFREGFVKNRYIGRTFIMPGQAARKKSVRQKLNAIELEFRGKNVMLVDDSIVRGTTCKQIIQMAREAGAKNVYFCSAAPAVRYPNVYGIDMPSAHELIAHNRSTEEVAELIGADWLIYQDLPDLIEAVGGGKVKIDQFDCAVFDGKYITGDVDEHYLNKIEQARNDASKNKVNVVSAIIDLYNN, from the coding sequence ATGTGTGGCATCGTCGGTATCGTCGGTAAGTCGAACGTCAATCAGGCGCTGTATGACGCGCTCACCGTTCTCCAGCATCGCGGCCAGGACGCTGCCGGCATCGTGACCAGCCATGACGGCCGGTTGTTCCTGCGCAAGGACAACGGCCTGGTCCGCGATGTATTCCAGCAGCGGCACATGCAGCGCCTGGTCGGCCACATGGGCATCGGCCACGTGCGCTACCCGACCGCGGGCAGCTCCAGCTCCGCCGAGGCGCAGCCGTTCTACGTCAACTCGCCCTACGGCATCACCCTGGCGCACAACGGCAACCTGACCAACGTCGAGCAACTGGCCAAGGAAATCTACGAATCCGACCTGCGCCACGTGAACACCAATTCCGACTCGGAAGTGCTGCTCAACGTGTTCGCCCACGAGCTGGCCCATCGCGGCAAGCTGCAGCCCACCGAGGAGGACGTGTTCGCCGCCGTCTCCGGGGTGCACGACCGCTGCCTGGGCGGCTACGCCGTGGTGGCGATGATCACCGGCTACGGCATCGTCGGCTTCCGCGACCCCAACGCCATCCGCCCGATCGTCTTCGGCCAGCGTCACACCGACGAAGGCGTGGAATACATGATCGCCTCCGAGAGCGTCTCCCTCGACGTGCTCGGTTTCACCCTGATCCGCGACCTCGCGCCGGGCGAAGCGGTGTACATCACCGAAGACGGCAAGCTCTACACCCGCCAGTGCGCCAAGGCGCCGAGGCTCGCCCCGTGCATCTTCGAACACGTCTACCTGGCGCGTCCGGACTCCATCATGGACGGCGTCTCGGTCTACAAGGCGCGCCTGCGCATGGGCGAGAAGCTGGCCGAGAAGATCCAGCGCGAGCGCCCGGACCACGACATCGACGTGGTCATCCCGATCCCCGATACCAGCCGCACCGCAGCCCTTGAACTGGCCAACCACCTGGGCGTGAAATTCCGCGAAGGCTTCGTCAAGAACCGCTACATCGGCCGCACCTTCATCATGCCGGGCCAGGCCGCGCGCAAGAAGTCGGTGCGCCAGAAGCTCAACGCCATCGAACTGGAGTTCCGCGGCAAGAACGTGATGCTGGTGGACGACTCCATCGTCCGTGGCACCACCTGCAAGCAGATCATCCAGATGGCCCGCGAAGCCGGCGCCAAGAACGTCTACTTCTGCTCGGCCGCCCCGGCGGTGCGCTACCCCAACGTGTACGGCATCGACATGCCCAGTGCCCACGAGCTGATCGCCCACAACCGCTCCACCGAGGAAGTGGCCGAACTGATCGGCGCCGACTGGCTGATCTACCAGGACCTGCCGGACCTGATCGAGGCGGTCGGTGGCGGCAAGGTGAAGATCGACCAGTTCGACTGCGCGGTGTTCGACGGCAAGTACATCACCGGCGATGTCGACGAGCACTACCTGAACAAGATCGAGCAGGCGCGCAACGACGCCAGCAAGAACAAGGTCAACGTGGTCAGCGCGATCATCGACCTGTACAACAATTGA
- a CDS encoding phosphoribosylanthranilate isomerase: MPAVRIKICGITRVEDALAAAAAGADAIGMVFYPASPRAVTAEQARAIVAALPPFVTSVGLFVDMPAAELAAILDVVPLDLLQFHGDETPDACSGHGRPYIKALRVRPGDDVAARVREFPDASGVLLDTYVPGIPGGTGEAFDWNLVPAELDKPVILAGGLTPENVGLAVAQVRPYAVDVSGGVEASKGIKDHDKVRAFIDAARAAC; the protein is encoded by the coding sequence TTGCCAGCCGTTCGCATCAAAATCTGTGGCATCACCCGCGTCGAGGACGCCCTGGCGGCGGCTGCGGCCGGGGCCGATGCCATCGGCATGGTGTTCTATCCCGCCAGCCCGCGCGCGGTCACGGCCGAGCAGGCCCGGGCGATAGTCGCGGCGCTGCCGCCCTTCGTCACCAGTGTCGGCCTGTTCGTCGACATGCCCGCCGCCGAGCTGGCGGCCATCCTCGATGTGGTTCCCCTCGACCTGCTGCAGTTCCATGGCGACGAGACGCCGGATGCGTGCTCGGGCCATGGCCGCCCCTATATCAAGGCGTTGCGGGTCCGGCCCGGCGATGACGTGGCCGCCCGCGTGCGTGAATTTCCCGACGCCTCGGGCGTGCTGCTGGACACCTATGTCCCCGGCATCCCGGGTGGTACGGGCGAGGCGTTCGACTGGAACCTCGTCCCGGCCGAGCTGGACAAACCCGTGATACTCGCAGGCGGCCTCACCCCGGAGAACGTCGGGCTGGCCGTTGCCCAGGTCAGGCCGTATGCCGTGGATGTCAGCGGTGGCGTGGAAGCGAGCAAGGGCATCAAGGACCATGACAAGGTGCGGGCCTTCATCGATGCGGCAAGAGCGGCATGCTGA
- a CDS encoding SPOR domain-containing protein, giving the protein MAVLDKGLKQRIVGALVLLALAVIFLPMLFTREDELRQVRIDAPAMPQTPEMPPVEMETVPVPEPQVLPEEPVPPLDGSGQASALPVAPAEQPGTPVQPAQPQAPTQPQAQPQQAQAVPPAATPPKAEEKRLDPNGLPVSWSIQLASLSNRASAEKLQQTLRNQGYNAYIRSADGMNRVFVGPVIERAEADRLRDSLSRQQKLNGFIVRFQPEKG; this is encoded by the coding sequence GTGGCTGTGCTGGACAAGGGACTCAAGCAACGCATCGTCGGTGCCCTGGTGCTGCTGGCGCTGGCGGTGATCTTCCTGCCGATGCTGTTCACCCGCGAGGACGAGCTGCGCCAAGTGCGCATCGACGCCCCGGCCATGCCGCAGACCCCGGAGATGCCGCCGGTGGAGATGGAAACCGTGCCGGTTCCCGAGCCGCAGGTGCTGCCTGAAGAGCCCGTCCCGCCGCTGGATGGCTCCGGCCAGGCCAGTGCCCTGCCCGTCGCCCCTGCCGAGCAGCCCGGCACCCCCGTGCAACCGGCCCAGCCCCAGGCCCCCACGCAACCCCAGGCCCAGCCGCAGCAGGCCCAGGCCGTGCCGCCGGCTGCCACGCCGCCCAAGGCGGAAGAAAAGCGCCTGGACCCGAACGGCCTGCCGGTCAGCTGGTCGATCCAGCTCGCCAGCCTGTCCAACCGGGCCAGCGCCGAGAAGCTCCAGCAGACCTTGCGCAACCAGGGCTACAACGCCTATATCCGCAGCGCGGACGGCATGAACCGGGTGTTCGTCGGCCCGGTCATCGAGCGCGCGGAGGCCGACCGGCTGCGTGACTCCCTGAGCCGCCAACAGAAGCTCAACGGCTTCATCGTTCGCTTCCAGCCCGAAAAAGGCTGA
- the accD gene encoding acetyl-CoA carboxylase, carboxyltransferase subunit beta → MSNWLVDKLIPSIMRSEVKKSSVPEGLWHKCPSCEAVLYKPELEKTLDVCPKCNHHMRIDARTRLDIFLDAEGREELGAELEPVDRLKFRDSKKYKDRITAAQKDTGEKDALIAMSGSLEGMPIVACAFEFSFMGGSMGAVVGERFVRAANVSLEKRCPLVCFSASGGARMQEALISLMQMAKTSAVLARLREEGIPFISVLTDPVYGGVSASLAMLGDVIVAEPKALIGFAGPRVIEQTVREKLPEGFQRSEFLLEHGAIDMIIPRQELRARLSRLLAQFMRLPSPATA, encoded by the coding sequence ATGAGCAACTGGCTGGTAGACAAGCTGATCCCTTCGATCATGCGTTCCGAGGTGAAGAAGAGCTCGGTTCCTGAAGGCCTCTGGCACAAGTGCCCGTCCTGCGAGGCCGTGCTGTACAAGCCCGAGCTCGAGAAGACCCTCGACGTCTGTCCCAAGTGCAACCACCACATGCGCATCGACGCGCGCACCCGCCTGGACATCTTCCTCGACGCCGAGGGCCGCGAGGAGCTGGGTGCCGAGCTGGAGCCGGTGGACCGCCTCAAGTTCCGCGACAGCAAGAAGTACAAGGACCGCATCACCGCTGCCCAGAAGGACACCGGCGAGAAGGACGCGCTGATCGCCATGAGCGGCAGCCTGGAAGGCATGCCCATCGTGGCGTGTGCCTTCGAGTTCTCGTTCATGGGGGGCTCCATGGGCGCGGTGGTCGGCGAGCGTTTCGTCCGCGCCGCCAACGTCTCCCTGGAGAAGCGCTGCCCGCTGGTGTGCTTCTCCGCCTCCGGCGGCGCGCGCATGCAGGAAGCGTTGATCTCCCTGATGCAGATGGCCAAGACCTCCGCGGTACTGGCGCGCCTGCGCGAAGAAGGCATTCCCTTCATCTCCGTGCTCACCGACCCCGTCTATGGCGGTGTTTCCGCGAGCCTGGCGATGCTCGGTGACGTGATCGTCGCCGAACCCAAGGCGCTGATCGGCTTTGCCGGTCCCCGCGTGATCGAGCAGACCGTGCGCGAGAAGCTGCCCGAAGGCTTCCAGCGCAGCGAGTTCCTGCTGGAGCACGGCGCCATCGACATGATCATCCCCCGTCAGGAACTGCGCGCCCGCCTATCGCGGCTGTTGGCGCAGTTCATGCGTCTACCCTCACCGGCCACTGCATGA
- a CDS encoding CvpA family protein: protein MAFTWVDWSIIAIIAISSLISLKRGFVKEALSLLTWIIAGIVAWMFGGALSQHLTEFIEMPSARVIAACAILFIATLLVGALVNFLIGELIRVTGMDGTDRFLGMVFGAARGALLVVVLVGLLSLAPVQQDPWWQQSTLLPHFLMVADWSKNLILGFTSQWLAGSVSAPS, encoded by the coding sequence GTGGCATTCACCTGGGTCGATTGGTCGATCATCGCCATCATCGCCATTTCCAGTCTGATCAGTCTGAAGCGCGGCTTCGTGAAGGAAGCGCTTTCACTGCTCACCTGGATCATCGCCGGCATAGTCGCCTGGATGTTCGGCGGGGCCTTGTCACAGCACCTCACCGAGTTCATCGAAATGCCGTCGGCGCGCGTGATCGCGGCCTGCGCCATTCTCTTCATCGCCACCCTGCTCGTGGGGGCGTTGGTCAATTTCCTGATCGGTGAGCTGATCAGGGTCACCGGCATGGACGGCACCGACCGCTTCCTCGGCATGGTCTTCGGCGCGGCGCGCGGGGCTTTGCTGGTGGTGGTGCTGGTCGGCCTGCTGAGCCTGGCGCCGGTGCAACAGGATCCTTGGTGGCAGCAGTCCACGCTGCTGCCGCATTTTCTCATGGTCGCCGACTGGTCGAAGAACCTGATTCTGGGCTTCACCAGCCAGTGGCTTGCCGGCAGCGTCAGCGCACCAAGCTGA